From Pelosinus fermentans DSM 17108, the proteins below share one genomic window:
- a CDS encoding ATP-binding protein, which produces MNNKHFPLQNLLLYRSILSDSIVKKMQILWERNCPHYIYYELYSEVLIKAEQLHLEGDLLKNYIIYLVSKDENLFSKTAEKSNGMLDTNSSLYQAALHDCKVFKNFLIRDLPTITGKDSIDLIHNFVPTAYSKATSNISTLYNHFATESSPLDALVQELMNHYSSYSCGIMSDYTALRWSSSTGLIGIKNYDTIQLQDITGYEHQKETLLQNTLAFLNGKPANNILLIGSPGTGKSSSVKALLNEPMIKNLRLIEVSKLELKSFNQLLGILREYSQKFIIFLDDLSFEEFEIEYKYLKSIIDGGVERTPSNVLIYATSNRMHLIKETWDDRKGDSDDVHRFDTVNEKLSLSDRFGITLTYLSPNQVEYLIIVEQLAIKNKISLPLEQLQAAALRWERQHNGRSGRTGQQFINHLLSQR; this is translated from the coding sequence ATGAATAACAAACATTTTCCACTACAAAATTTATTACTGTATCGCAGCATCCTCTCCGACAGCATTGTAAAAAAAATGCAAATTCTCTGGGAAAGGAATTGCCCTCATTATATATATTATGAATTGTATAGTGAAGTTTTAATCAAGGCGGAACAATTGCACTTAGAGGGAGATCTACTAAAAAATTATATTATTTATTTAGTTTCTAAAGATGAAAATCTTTTTAGTAAAACTGCTGAAAAGAGCAATGGAATGCTAGATACAAATTCCTCTTTATATCAGGCAGCATTACATGATTGCAAAGTTTTTAAAAATTTTCTAATTCGAGATTTACCTACTATAACAGGAAAAGATAGCATCGATTTAATTCATAATTTTGTACCAACTGCGTACAGTAAAGCAACAAGCAATATATCAACCCTTTATAATCACTTTGCTACAGAATCCTCCCCACTTGATGCGCTGGTTCAAGAATTAATGAATCACTATTCTTCTTATTCTTGTGGCATCATGTCTGACTATACCGCCTTGCGCTGGAGCAGCAGTACAGGCCTTATAGGAATAAAGAATTATGACACCATTCAACTGCAAGATATAACAGGATATGAGCACCAAAAAGAAACATTGCTGCAAAATACTCTTGCCTTTCTTAATGGCAAACCAGCAAATAATATTTTACTGATTGGTTCTCCAGGAACAGGAAAATCATCTTCTGTTAAAGCACTCTTAAATGAACCGATGATCAAAAATCTTCGTCTCATAGAAGTTTCTAAATTAGAACTAAAATCTTTCAATCAATTACTGGGGATTCTCAGAGAATATTCTCAGAAGTTCATTATTTTTCTGGATGATTTATCTTTTGAAGAATTTGAAATTGAATATAAATATTTGAAATCCATTATTGATGGCGGTGTGGAAAGAACCCCTTCCAACGTTCTGATTTACGCCACTTCTAACAGGATGCATTTAATCAAAGAAACTTGGGATGATCGAAAGGGAGATTCAGATGATGTACATCGCTTTGATACGGTAAATGAAAAGTTGTCCTTATCCGACCGTTTCGGCATCACTCTCACCTATTTGTCCCCAAATCAAGTAGAATACCTTATCATTGTAGAGCAACTGGCAATAAAAAATAAAATCAGCCTGCCATTAGAACAATTGCAGGCTGCAGCACTAAGATGGGAACGGCAGCATAACGGACGTTCAGGACGAACAGGACAGCAATTTATTAATCATCTTTTAAGCCAGAGATAA
- the coaE gene encoding dephospho-CoA kinase (Dephospho-CoA kinase (CoaE) performs the final step in coenzyme A biosynthesis.) — protein MYVIGLTGGIASGKSTVSSMLAKLGAYIIDTDKIAREVVMPKQPALLAIMAHFGDEIMLPDGNVNRKMLGNIIFQNPKERSCLEKMIHPYIEAEVDNCIKKAEQLGHKAVVIDIPLLFEVGWQSKVDEVWVVYADPSVQLSRLISRNQLTNKEAMDRINSQLNITEKAKRSHLVIDNTLDVKNTKQQVIAAWQNVREKVNNVMA, from the coding sequence ATGTATGTGATTGGTCTAACTGGTGGGATTGCAAGTGGAAAAAGTACGGTAAGTTCTATGCTGGCAAAACTGGGAGCTTACATCATTGATACAGATAAGATAGCCCGCGAAGTGGTTATGCCTAAGCAGCCTGCCTTGCTTGCGATTATGGCTCACTTTGGTGATGAAATTATGCTTCCGGATGGAAATGTGAATCGAAAAATGTTAGGAAATATTATATTTCAAAATCCGAAGGAACGTTCCTGCTTGGAGAAAATGATTCATCCCTATATTGAAGCAGAAGTTGATAATTGCATTAAAAAAGCGGAACAGCTGGGGCATAAAGCTGTTGTTATCGATATACCATTATTGTTTGAAGTGGGTTGGCAAAGTAAGGTCGATGAAGTTTGGGTAGTTTACGCTGATCCATCAGTACAGCTTTCACGGTTAATCTCTCGCAATCAGTTAACAAACAAGGAGGCTATGGATCGAATTAATTCACAACTCAATATAACTGAAAAGGCTAAGCGATCTCATTTGGTAATTGATAATACGTTAGATGTTAAGAACACAAAACAGCAGGTCATAGCAGCATGGCAGAATGTACGTGAGAAAGTGAATAATGTTATGGCGTGA
- the polA gene encoding DNA polymerase I: MPEKFIIIDGSSLVHRAFYALPPLTTSNGQYTNAVYGFTTMLVKLLGELKPDYMVVAFDKGKITFRNDVYAEYKAQRKPTPRELSEQFPLTKEVLAALGIRELEEAGYEGDDIIGTLAAKAGQAGHEVIIVTGDRDALQLINPHTKVMLTKKGISDMDIFDKDAFFAKYNVNPRQQIDLKGLMGDASDNIPGVPGVGEKTAIKLIVEYGSIENVLENIENISGKKLQENLRNNKEIALLSKQLATIKCDMSIDFTKYDFRIHPNLEKMKELFAKFEFKSLLARVHSIFPGHEQEQEIEAEALPQVDEITDAAELASLITQIRKTGILEFYPIITGDLPSVHVGGLSIILEGKIKYISSEMAGWQEFLTLFPDATIMKVTHDAKKMYHACAGMGTFLGGLVFDTILAAYLLEPTANEYSLAILKEKYLGKFSTIQWQKMYQEPVFAVWAIEVIHDIYPILKQGLIDNELIHLYNEIELPLVEVLSIVENHGIKVDREYLQIMSVEIGVKIELLLTKIYQCAGETFNVNSPKQLGVILFEKLNLPVMKKTKTGYSTDAEVLEKLAGQHAIVDTILEYRMLAKLKSTYLDGMVDLISPATGRIHTTFNQMVTATGRLSSSEPNLQNIPIRTEIGKKIRELFIPGAGYDYLMSADYSQIELRVLADMSGDANLIESFDKEQDVHTRTAAEVFEVPMEEVTSELRSRAKAVNFGIVYGISDYGLSRDTGVSRKEAGRYIENYFTKYNGVKAFMDKSVGAAHQQGYVTTLLGRRRYLPDINSKNFNQRSFAERTAMNTPIQGTAADIIKKAMVDVYRALQKEKLKSRILLQVHDELVLEVPLGEVEQVSKIVKEAMEQSVALKVPLVVDVKIGKNWADAK, translated from the coding sequence ATGCCTGAAAAGTTTATAATCATCGATGGAAGCAGCTTGGTACATAGGGCGTTTTACGCTTTGCCTCCATTAACTACAAGTAACGGACAATATACAAATGCAGTGTATGGCTTTACAACTATGCTGGTAAAATTACTCGGTGAGTTAAAACCAGATTATATGGTTGTAGCTTTTGATAAAGGGAAAATTACTTTTCGTAATGACGTATATGCTGAATATAAGGCACAGCGTAAGCCTACGCCAAGAGAGTTGTCGGAACAATTTCCATTAACAAAAGAGGTGTTGGCAGCATTAGGAATTAGAGAGCTAGAAGAAGCAGGGTATGAGGGCGATGATATTATTGGTACTTTAGCGGCTAAGGCAGGGCAAGCAGGGCATGAGGTGATCATTGTTACCGGCGATCGTGACGCCTTGCAATTGATTAATCCTCACACCAAAGTAATGCTAACGAAAAAAGGTATATCTGATATGGACATTTTTGATAAAGATGCATTTTTTGCTAAATATAACGTGAATCCACGGCAACAAATTGATCTCAAAGGCTTAATGGGGGATGCTTCGGATAACATTCCAGGCGTTCCAGGGGTCGGAGAAAAAACAGCTATAAAGCTAATTGTCGAATATGGTTCTATCGAAAATGTTTTAGAGAATATTGAAAATATTTCAGGGAAAAAACTCCAGGAAAACTTGCGTAATAATAAAGAAATCGCCTTGTTGTCAAAACAATTAGCGACTATTAAATGTGATATGTCCATCGACTTTACAAAGTATGATTTTAGAATCCATCCTAATCTTGAAAAAATGAAAGAACTCTTTGCTAAATTTGAATTTAAAAGTCTTCTAGCGCGAGTACACAGTATTTTCCCTGGGCATGAGCAAGAGCAAGAAATAGAGGCAGAAGCACTGCCTCAGGTTGATGAGATAACCGATGCTGCTGAGTTGGCGAGTTTAATTACACAGATAAGAAAAACTGGAATCTTAGAATTTTATCCAATAATTACAGGGGATTTGCCTTCTGTTCATGTAGGAGGTCTATCAATTATCCTGGAAGGGAAAATTAAATATATTTCCAGTGAAATGGCAGGGTGGCAGGAATTTCTGACTTTGTTTCCGGATGCAACAATCATGAAAGTTACTCATGATGCTAAGAAGATGTACCACGCATGCGCTGGTATGGGGACTTTCTTAGGAGGGCTTGTATTTGACACGATATTAGCAGCATATCTTTTGGAACCCACTGCAAATGAGTATTCACTTGCAATATTGAAAGAAAAATATCTTGGAAAATTCAGTACGATTCAATGGCAAAAAATGTATCAAGAACCTGTTTTTGCTGTATGGGCTATTGAAGTCATACATGACATATACCCTATATTAAAACAAGGTCTGATTGATAATGAGCTGATTCATTTGTATAACGAAATTGAACTTCCTTTAGTTGAAGTGTTATCCATAGTAGAGAATCACGGAATTAAAGTAGATCGTGAATATTTGCAAATTATGTCAGTGGAAATTGGGGTAAAGATTGAGTTATTATTAACTAAGATTTATCAATGTGCAGGTGAAACATTCAATGTGAACTCTCCAAAGCAGTTAGGAGTCATTCTGTTTGAAAAACTAAACCTGCCTGTTATGAAAAAAACAAAAACTGGATACTCTACTGACGCAGAGGTATTGGAAAAGTTAGCAGGTCAACATGCTATTGTGGATACGATTTTAGAATATCGAATGTTAGCCAAACTTAAATCGACATATCTGGATGGAATGGTTGATCTGATTTCTCCTGCAACAGGTCGTATACATACTACCTTTAATCAAATGGTGACGGCTACAGGCAGACTTAGCAGTTCGGAACCAAATTTGCAGAATATCCCTATACGTACTGAAATTGGCAAGAAAATTCGAGAGTTGTTTATACCTGGTGCAGGGTATGATTATCTGATGTCTGCTGATTATTCTCAAATTGAGCTGAGAGTTTTAGCTGATATGTCGGGTGATGCTAATCTCATTGAATCCTTTGACAAAGAGCAAGATGTGCATACTCGTACTGCAGCAGAAGTGTTTGAAGTTCCGATGGAAGAAGTTACTTCAGAATTGCGTTCAAGGGCAAAGGCTGTAAATTTTGGTATTGTCTATGGTATCAGTGATTATGGTTTATCACGTGATACAGGTGTCAGTCGCAAAGAGGCGGGCCGATATATTGAGAATTATTTTACTAAATATAATGGTGTGAAAGCCTTTATGGACAAATCTGTTGGTGCGGCTCATCAACAGGGATATGTTACTACTTTACTGGGACGTCGTCGCTATTTGCCTGATATTAATAGCAAGAATTTTAATCAGCGCTCCTTTGCAGAGCGTACGGCCATGAATACTCCCATTCAGGGGACGGCTGCTGATATTATAAAAAAAGCGATGGTTGATGTATATCGAGCATTGCAAAAAGAAAAATTAAAAAGTCGTATTCTATTGCAAGTACATGATGAATTGGTATTAGAAGTACCTCTTGGTGAAGTAGAGCAAGTCTCTAAAATAGTTAAAGAAGCAATGGAACAAAGTGTTGCGTTAAAAGTCCCATTAGTCGTGGATGTAAAAATCGGAAAGAATTGGGCAGATGCGAAATAA
- the mutM gene encoding DNA-formamidopyrimidine glycosylase, whose protein sequence is MPEMPEVEIIRRSLIEKISGRTIVEVEFLLARLVKWPSSAEFQAVLTNRKIETVARRGKYLLFHLDDKQVLVIHLRMTGRLQYITRDGEKDKFTRILFKLDNGDILVYADTRTLGTLYLMPFDELWRIAGLFTMGPEPLTPEFSLIYLTEMLKKHHGKIKAILLNQKYIGGLGNIYVDECMAIAGIHPERIASSLSENENEKLYHAINKVIADGIEHGGTTFRDYRDGDGKSGSHQYHLNVYGRKDEPCLSCGTPIQRKEVAGRGTHFCPKCQK, encoded by the coding sequence ATGCCAGAAATGCCAGAGGTGGAAATCATTCGGCGCAGCCTCATCGAGAAAATTTCAGGGCGTACAATTGTAGAAGTTGAGTTTTTATTGGCGCGATTGGTGAAATGGCCTTCGTCTGCAGAGTTTCAAGCTGTATTAACAAACAGAAAAATTGAGACTGTAGCCAGGAGAGGTAAATATTTATTATTTCATTTAGACGATAAGCAAGTCTTGGTTATACACCTTCGCATGACAGGGCGGTTGCAGTATATCACGCGGGATGGAGAAAAAGACAAGTTTACTCGTATTCTATTTAAATTAGATAATGGTGATATATTGGTATATGCGGATACTCGTACATTGGGAACTTTATATCTAATGCCCTTTGATGAATTGTGGAGGATTGCTGGTCTTTTTACTATGGGCCCAGAACCCCTAACCCCTGAATTTTCGTTAATTTACTTAACGGAAATGCTGAAAAAACACCACGGAAAAATTAAAGCGATCCTATTGAATCAAAAATATATAGGAGGATTGGGCAATATCTATGTGGACGAATGCATGGCTATTGCTGGTATCCATCCAGAACGCATCGCGAGCAGTTTAAGTGAAAACGAAAATGAAAAATTGTATCATGCGATTAATAAAGTAATTGCAGATGGTATAGAGCATGGAGGAACGACCTTCCGTGATTACCGTGATGGTGATGGGAAAAGTGGCAGTCATCAGTATCACCTTAACGTATATGGACGTAAAGATGAGCCGTGCCTTTCTTGCGGCACACCGATTCAGCGTAAAGAGGTAGCCGGCCGTGGAACTCATTTTTGTCCAAAGTGTCAAAAATAA
- a CDS encoding lytic transglycosylase domain-containing protein — MRNIVILAIIGYGVYNTDWFQKKYIYPFPYQDIVYQYALERELDPFLVAGVIRTESKFDRKALSPKGALGLMQMMPETAKWVAEQMENNDFTTTQLENPEINISMGTWYLASLKKEFKGNEVLMLAAYNGGRGNVKQWMGQYAWDMSFHDSEKIPFGETKKYVDRVLYSKKRYQELYGR, encoded by the coding sequence GTGCGAAATATAGTAATATTGGCCATTATTGGATATGGAGTATATAATACTGACTGGTTTCAAAAAAAATATATTTACCCTTTTCCTTACCAGGATATTGTGTATCAGTACGCCCTGGAGAGAGAGCTGGATCCCTTTCTTGTTGCTGGTGTGATACGAACAGAAAGTAAATTTGATAGGAAAGCCTTGTCTCCTAAGGGAGCTTTAGGATTGATGCAGATGATGCCTGAAACGGCAAAATGGGTAGCCGAACAGATGGAAAACAATGACTTTACGACTACGCAGCTAGAGAATCCTGAAATAAATATTAGTATGGGAACTTGGTATTTAGCATCCTTAAAAAAAGAATTTAAGGGCAATGAAGTATTAATGTTAGCTGCTTATAATGGTGGCAGGGGCAATGTAAAGCAGTGGATGGGGCAATATGCATGGGATATGTCGTTTCACGATTCTGAAAAAATTCCCTTTGGAGAAACTAAAAAATATGTAGATCGAGTTTTATATAGTAAAAAGCGCTATCAGGAGTTATATGGTAGATAG
- a CDS encoding peptide ABC transporter substrate-binding protein, translated as MILSRRCSIMLCLLVFVMLASGCSSKTLPESPKNEIKQGGQLVYGSLQEPNTLNPLLSDLSATAEVSSLIFSGLIINDAKGEWLPDLALEVPTLQNGGVSPDGLTIKYKLRSGVTWHDGKAFTAEDVKFTWQMIMNSGVNVISREGYDKILAIDTPDSYTVIIQYREYYPPYLTLFKSILPKHILEKEDINKSSFNRAPIGTGPFKLKEWHMSEALLLEANTAYYRGKPNLDSILYKVIPDTNVMLSQLKVGALDIVTKVPSAQIDQIKGIEGIQVVNTPTMIWEHVDFNLDNTLFQDVKVRQAIALGIDRQALIANVLKNSASTAVSDQSPLSWGYNPAITPVAHDVAAARELLSQAGWQPGMDGIFAKDGRKLSFSLSVPTGHKTRELAAQAISYQLKEVGIQVEVKMVEGKIFFDDLLKNRRFETAMYAWVAGVDPNNFNLWNSKKIPNRNNQYDGQNYSGWRNAEIDALTDQGIRTVDIERRKQISFRIQDLIIQECPIIPLYFRNNIDVVKKTVMNYQANPTPSGNLWNAWQWGFAAK; from the coding sequence ATGATACTTAGTCGCAGATGTAGTATAATGCTGTGTCTGCTAGTGTTTGTTATGCTGGCTAGTGGCTGCAGCTCTAAAACCCTGCCAGAATCTCCAAAGAATGAGATCAAACAAGGCGGGCAATTAGTTTATGGTAGTCTGCAAGAACCAAACACATTAAACCCATTATTGTCGGATCTCTCAGCAACTGCAGAGGTCAGTAGTTTGATTTTTAGCGGTTTAATAATAAATGATGCAAAGGGAGAATGGCTGCCGGATCTTGCACTTGAAGTTCCCACTTTGCAAAATGGCGGAGTAAGCCCCGATGGCTTAACGATAAAATATAAACTTCGTTCTGGTGTAACTTGGCATGATGGTAAAGCCTTTACTGCTGAAGATGTTAAATTTACTTGGCAAATGATTATGAATTCAGGAGTCAATGTAATATCCAGAGAAGGCTATGATAAAATTCTGGCTATTGATACACCTGACAGCTATACGGTGATTATACAATATCGAGAATATTATCCACCTTATTTAACCCTGTTTAAGAGCATTTTGCCAAAGCATATATTAGAAAAAGAAGACATCAATAAATCTTCTTTCAATCGGGCTCCTATTGGAACAGGCCCTTTTAAACTTAAGGAATGGCATATGTCGGAAGCTCTTTTATTAGAAGCCAATACAGCGTATTATCGCGGTAAGCCTAACCTTGATTCCATCCTTTATAAAGTCATACCTGATACAAATGTTATGCTCAGTCAACTAAAAGTTGGCGCATTGGATATTGTGACTAAAGTACCTTCAGCTCAAATCGATCAAATAAAAGGTATCGAAGGTATTCAGGTAGTCAATACTCCTACTATGATATGGGAGCATGTTGATTTTAATTTAGACAATACCTTGTTTCAGGATGTAAAGGTGCGGCAAGCAATTGCTTTAGGAATCGACAGGCAAGCTCTTATTGCCAATGTGCTGAAAAATTCAGCAAGTACAGCTGTAAGTGATCAATCCCCTTTATCCTGGGGATATAACCCTGCAATAACGCCAGTTGCACATGATGTCGCAGCAGCTCGCGAACTTTTATCTCAAGCAGGCTGGCAGCCAGGAATGGATGGAATTTTTGCAAAAGATGGACGTAAGTTATCATTCTCCCTCAGTGTGCCAACGGGACATAAAACACGAGAGCTTGCAGCTCAAGCTATATCTTATCAATTAAAAGAAGTTGGCATTCAAGTAGAAGTTAAGATGGTAGAAGGAAAAATTTTCTTTGATGATCTTTTAAAGAATCGTCGGTTTGAAACAGCTATGTATGCTTGGGTTGCTGGGGTTGATCCGAATAATTTTAATTTGTGGAATTCTAAAAAAATACCAAATAGAAACAATCAATATGATGGTCAGAATTACTCTGGTTGGAGAAATGCAGAAATTGATGCTTTGACAGATCAAGGTATCCGTACTGTCGATATTGAAAGACGTAAGCAAATATCTTTTCGTATTCAGGATTTGATTATACAAGAATGCCCAATCATACCCCTTTATTTTAGAAACAATATCGATGTAGTAAAAAAGACGGTTATGAATTATCAGGCCAACCCAACTCCCTCTGGTAATTTGTGGAATGCTTGGCAATGGGGTTTTGCAGCAAAGTAG
- a CDS encoding uracil-DNA glycosylase — MIIFKNDWQELLEDEFKKDYYLNLRQFLIQEYRTKTVYPDKYDIFNALHYTAYQNIKVVILGQDPYHGPNQAHGLSFSVKPGIQPPPSLMNIYKELKDDVNCYIPNHGYLKQWADQGVLLLNTVLTVLAGQANSHRNMGWEQVTDKIISLLNQREEPIVFILWGSNAQSKTSLITNKNHHIIKSVHPSPLSACRGFFKSKPFSKANTILASRGQSPINWQIDNL; from the coding sequence ATGATAATATTTAAAAATGATTGGCAAGAATTGCTTGAAGACGAATTTAAAAAAGACTATTACTTAAACTTGCGGCAATTTCTAATACAAGAATATCGAACCAAGACCGTTTATCCAGATAAATATGATATTTTTAATGCTCTCCATTATACAGCTTATCAGAATATAAAAGTAGTCATATTGGGGCAAGATCCATATCATGGACCGAATCAGGCTCATGGGCTAAGCTTCTCGGTAAAGCCGGGAATCCAGCCTCCGCCGTCTTTAATGAATATTTATAAAGAGCTAAAAGATGATGTAAATTGTTATATACCGAATCATGGCTATCTTAAGCAGTGGGCAGATCAGGGGGTGTTGCTTCTTAATACCGTTCTTACTGTTTTAGCAGGGCAAGCGAATTCTCATAGGAATATGGGGTGGGAACAGGTGACAGATAAGATTATCAGCTTGTTGAACCAAAGAGAAGAACCCATTGTTTTTATTTTATGGGGAAGTAATGCTCAGTCCAAGACAAGCTTAATTACGAATAAGAATCATCATATTATTAAATCGGTTCATCCTAGTCCATTATCTGCATGCAGAGGTTTCTTTAAAAGTAAGCCTTTTTCGAAAGCAAATACAATTCTGGCATCAAGAGGACAAAGTCCGATCAATTGGCAGATTGATAATCTATAA
- a CDS encoding LysR family transcriptional regulator, with protein MARQKSFSKAANITHVSQSAISKMIKDLEAELGTSLFNRTSKYVQLTDAGIVFLDQAQQVVVMFHNLTTEFENKIKMEKGKIFIGLPPITSSTIFAELLGEFKKKYPQIEINLSEYGSKKVALAIQDGTLDIGVICIVPE; from the coding sequence GTGGCTCGTCAAAAAAGTTTTAGCAAAGCCGCTAATATAACACACGTATCCCAGTCTGCGATTAGTAAAATGATAAAAGATTTGGAAGCCGAATTGGGAACCTCCCTGTTTAATCGAACTTCGAAATATGTACAGTTAACTGATGCAGGCATAGTCTTCTTAGATCAGGCACAACAAGTAGTGGTAATGTTTCATAATCTTACTACTGAATTCGAAAATAAAATCAAAATGGAAAAAGGCAAAATTTTCATCGGCCTGCCTCCAATCACTAGTTCTACCATATTTGCTGAGTTACTGGGAGAATTTAAAAAGAAGTATCCACAAATCGAAATCAACCTATCAGAATATGGATCAAAAAAAGTAGCACTCGCAATCCAAGACGGAACCTTAGATATTGGCGTAATCTGTATCGTACCAGAATAG